From Halotia branconii CENA392, the proteins below share one genomic window:
- a CDS encoding hemerythrin HHE cation-binding protein, producing the protein MADVTNIATKLADLKLFQNVLLESEQKLIAQTDDNTICERLEGMINSDRENLGIIEAAISRYGNAAEPRDISQQHAQKVSQMMSGSELTLYDKYLQLELLKHQQTMTGLVLHKVAQSLNDDLQDLMEPLNRVNFENRAHQEILKGVLYFVGTREIGGQEPDMGIWASIEQGIAALKGAVSSAVS; encoded by the coding sequence ATGGCCGATGTCACAAATATAGCGACTAAGCTTGCTGATCTAAAGCTGTTTCAGAACGTTCTGTTAGAAAGTGAGCAAAAGTTAATAGCACAGACGGACGACAATACGATTTGCGAGCGGCTCGAAGGAATGATAAACAGTGATCGCGAAAATCTTGGCATCATTGAAGCTGCTATTTCTAGATACGGCAACGCAGCAGAACCTCGCGACATTAGTCAACAACATGCCCAAAAGGTAAGCCAAATGATGAGCGGCTCTGAGCTAACTCTGTATGACAAGTACTTACAGCTTGAGTTGCTAAAGCATCAACAGACAATGACCGGGCTGGTTCTACACAAGGTTGCCCAGTCATTGAATGATGACCTTCAAGATTTGATGGAACCGCTCAACCGAGTGAATTTTGAAAATCGCGCTCACCAAGAAATTCTTAAAGGCGTTCTTTACTTTGTCGGAACGCGAGAGATAGGCGGTCAAGAACCTGACATGGGCATCTGGGCTAGCATTGAACAGGGAATTGCAGCCCTCAAGGGTGCTGTAAGCAGC